One Campylobacter concisus DNA window includes the following coding sequences:
- a CDS encoding Mur ligase family protein: MSLAKFLDGKPLYYKEIDYGRIIRAYDTIKGYLKPFKIIHIIGTNGKGSTGRFLAQILSQKGAKVGHYTSPHIFKFNERFWLNGEVASDEILERAHERLQALLSDEYKIKTSYFEYMTLLSAVLFEGCDYFVCEAGMGGVLDATNVFEKELSIFTPIGFDHTAILGNSLEEISRTKFEAMGKRAILNDEMNEISVAIAKEIASEKGATLSFPREILTKENLNEIANYADKFNLPEFLRSNLTLAYAAAKILDSSIDIKKLGALSLHGRCEKIASNLYVDVGHNELGAKAVAKKFSQEEFSGKKLTLVYNSFLDKDFKAVLAALKPVVKDVLLYHYHCEGRELGGELINKALNELEISHREFEPSDMNDIKEAKNGKIYLAFGSFHLAEAFLKEYYASKGL; this comes from the coding sequence ATGAGCCTAGCGAAATTTCTTGATGGCAAGCCACTTTACTACAAAGAGATCGACTATGGCAGGATCATAAGGGCTTATGATACGATCAAAGGCTATCTAAAGCCTTTTAAGATAATCCACATCATCGGCACAAATGGCAAGGGTAGCACAGGCCGCTTTTTAGCGCAAATTTTAAGCCAAAAGGGCGCAAAAGTAGGCCACTACACGAGCCCACATATATTTAAATTTAACGAGCGATTTTGGTTAAATGGCGAGGTCGCTAGCGATGAAATTTTAGAGAGAGCTCATGAGCGTTTGCAAGCTCTTTTGAGTGATGAATACAAGATAAAAACGAGCTATTTTGAGTATATGACGCTACTTTCTGCGGTGCTTTTTGAGGGTTGTGACTACTTTGTCTGCGAGGCTGGCATGGGCGGCGTACTGGATGCGACAAATGTCTTTGAAAAAGAGCTAAGCATCTTTACTCCGATCGGCTTTGATCACACGGCGATATTAGGCAATAGCTTAGAAGAAATTTCACGCACGAAATTTGAAGCCATGGGCAAAAGAGCTATCTTAAATGATGAGATGAACGAGATAAGTGTGGCTATCGCAAAAGAGATCGCAAGCGAAAAAGGCGCAACTCTGAGCTTTCCAAGAGAAATTTTGACCAAAGAGAATTTAAACGAGATCGCAAACTACGCAGATAAATTTAACCTACCAGAGTTTTTGCGCTCAAATTTAACTCTAGCCTACGCCGCGGCTAAAATTTTAGATAGTAGCATAGATATCAAAAAGCTTGGCGCTTTATCGCTTCACGGCAGATGTGAAAAGATCGCTTCAAATTTATACGTTGATGTCGGTCACAACGAGCTTGGTGCAAAGGCTGTGGCTAAGAAATTTAGCCAAGAAGAGTTTAGCGGCAAGAAGCTAACGCTAGTTTATAACTCGTTTTTAGATAAAGATTTCAAGGCAGTTTTGGCAGCTCTTAAGCCAGTTGTCAAGGACGTGCTACTTTATCACTACCACTGCGAGGGCAGGGAGCTTGGCGGAGAGCTCATAAACAAAGCGCTAAATGAGCTTGAAATTTCGCATAGAGAGTTTGAGCCAAGCGATATGAACGATATAAAAGAGGCAAAAAACGGCAAAATTTACCTAGCATTTGGCTCGTTTCACCTGGCCGAAGCCTTTTTAAAAGAGTACTATGCAAGCAAAGGTCTATGA